A genomic window from Patescibacteria group bacterium includes:
- a CDS encoding DNA methyltransferase, which translates to MLNKIHLEDCLTGLQRIKTMSVDLVIADPPYLFTTASSGAGKLNPWADISNASYWFAAWYREVFRILKPTGAMWTFLNWRTIPTVMKATLEIGQQIESLLVWDKQWIGPGGPRGLRPSYELVALICNPEYAVVDRGVYDIQRFPWSSIKPTGHPAEKPPALINWLLGLQPCELVVDPFCGSGTVPICCRTLGKDFIAFELSEEWQIKATRRITEQTQGNLFGEESAPKSKGSRETAYNKPQPPEQLNLLDTP; encoded by the coding sequence CCTCGTAATAGCAGACCCGCCGTATCTTTTTACAACCGCCAGTAGCGGTGCTGGCAAATTAAATCCGTGGGCTGATATTTCCAACGCCTCTTATTGGTTTGCGGCTTGGTATCGGGAGGTTTTTAGAATATTAAAGCCCACGGGTGCAATGTGGACGTTCTTGAATTGGCGAACCATTCCAACCGTGATGAAGGCCACTTTAGAAATTGGTCAACAAATTGAATCTCTTCTTGTTTGGGATAAGCAGTGGATAGGGCCTGGCGGTCCGCGTGGTTTGCGACCGTCCTATGAATTGGTGGCTTTGATTTGCAATCCGGAATACGCCGTTGTTGACCGTGGAGTTTATGATATACAAAGATTTCCGTGGTCTTCAATAAAACCAACGGGCCATCCCGCCGAAAAACCGCCTGCCCTCATCAACTGGCTTCTCGGTCTCCAGCCCTGCGAATTAGTAGTTGATCCGTTCTGCGGTTCCGGAACTGTGCCAATATGCTGCAGGACTCTCGGTAAGGATTTTATAGCCTTTGAACTTTCGGAAGAATGGCAGATAAAAGCAACCCGAAGAATAACGGAACAAACCCAGGGAAATCTATTCGGAGAAGAAAGCGCGCCGAAATCAAAAGGCAGCCGCGAAACAGCATATAACAAGCCGCAGCCACCAGAACAACTTAACCTACTGGACACCCCGTAA